The DNA region CCGGTGCTCGAGGCCATGACCACCGGTGTACCCGTCATCGCCAGTAACACCCCGGCGCTCCGGGAGGTGGGGGGCGACGCCGCGCGCTACGAGGACCCGTACGACCCGAGCGGGTGGGCCGACGCCATCGCCGAGGCCTGGCAGGAGCCCGAGATTGCGAGGTCGGCGGCCATCGGGGGGCCGTCGCGGGCACGGAGGTTCTCGTGGGATTCAACCGCGACACAGTTGCTCGCGGCCTACGACGAAGCGCTCACCCAGTGACCACACACCGGGTACGGCCCCTCGTGGTGGTAGATGCCCGCCTCGCCCACCGCAGGGGCACGGGAATCGCGCGGGTCATCACCCGGACCCGCAACTCCATGCGCGAAAACCCGCCACCCGATTTGGACGTGCTCTTTGCCGACGGGCCCCGTGGGCTGCCCCGACGGAACGTCCTCACCAGCCTCGGCAACCTGATCATCGACATGGTCTGGCTCGGAGTGTTGCTGCCCCGCACGGCCCGCAAACACGGCGCCGCGCTCATCCACTCCCCCATGAACTGGGGGCCCGTCCGGGGCCGCACCCCCATCACGGTGATGATCCAGGACCTAGCCTACGAGCGCATGCCCGAGTCGTACCCCGCGCCCTTTCGCATGTGGGCGTCTCTCCTCGGCAGGCGCACCGCGCGGCGCGCGACGTTGGTGATGGCCACGACCCGGGCGGGTCTGCACGATGTGCAGGAGATCTACCGGGTTCCGAGTGACCGCATTCGCGTTGTGCCCCTCGGCGCCGATGCCGACGGACAACCGGACGACCCCCCGGCTCGTGAGCCGTTCATTCTCGCCGTGGGTGAGTTTGAGCCCCGCAAGCGCGTGCTCGACCTCATGACGGGGCACGGGCAGTACGTCACGACGGCGCCCAGCCATCCCCCCGTCTGCCGACTCGTCGTCGCCGGCGGCGGTGGCAGCCAGGAAGACGAGGCGAGGGGTCGGTGCGGGCCGAACTGCGATCTCGTGGGGTTCGTCTCCGACGA from Thermoleophilia bacterium includes:
- a CDS encoding glycosyltransferase family 1 protein, with translation MTTHRVRPLVVVDARLAHRRGTGIARVITRTRNSMRENPPPDLDVLFADGPRGLPRRNVLTSLGNLIIDMVWLGVLLPRTARKHGAALIHSPMNWGPVRGRTPITVMIQDLAYERMPESYPAPFRMWASLLGRRTARRATLVMATTRAGLHDVQEIYRVPSDRIRVVPLGADADGQPDDPPAREPFILAVGEFEPRKRVLDLMTGHGQYVTTAPSHPPVCRLVVAGGGGSQEDEARGRCGPNCDLVGFVSDDALADLYRRATLFVSLSAYEGFGLPIVEAMAHGCPVLVANNSSQAEVAGDGAFLIDDPSPEGLAAALTDVLSDRAELARRGEAARARAAELTWDMTARRTADVWREALGLTR